A window from Cytobacillus sp. FSL H8-0458 encodes these proteins:
- a CDS encoding Ger(x)C family spore germination protein → MKNLLLIFLVLLLSGCVDKEILDDINIEVGVGYDLAEDSKEKYRGTVLFQEFQPDKSVINRTFSGNGKLRQDLLLDVTRQSSEPVVTGGLKVAVFGPKISRQGIYDLIDSFQRDASIGARVFVVTSEDKAEDVMKGEYGTRGNSTYIYNLIQHNIQHRDIPKTNLHIASRNYYEKGKDTFLPRIKKIGNDKVEIIGISLFDQDKEVEILPLKDLFFFKLLVDKYSEGNFDVKLKKDDIAAVKSIKSKHKIKITDNHASIHINIEGIIREYTGDKLASEVVDDVEKKLERKVEKECLKLLKKFQELGIDPVGLGQIKKTQHRNFDYKKWEDDYKTLGFDVTCNVTIEETGIIE, encoded by the coding sequence ATGAAAAACCTGCTGCTTATCTTTCTTGTGCTGCTGCTTTCCGGCTGTGTGGACAAAGAAATACTGGATGATATCAATATTGAAGTAGGAGTTGGCTATGATTTAGCAGAGGATTCAAAAGAAAAATACAGAGGGACGGTGTTATTTCAGGAATTCCAGCCTGATAAAAGCGTAATAAACCGGACCTTTTCAGGAAACGGAAAGCTAAGACAAGATCTTTTATTAGATGTGACCCGGCAATCATCTGAGCCGGTAGTGACAGGCGGGTTAAAGGTGGCCGTCTTCGGACCTAAAATTTCCAGACAAGGTATCTATGACCTGATAGATTCTTTTCAAAGAGACGCAAGTATAGGAGCACGGGTATTTGTTGTGACCTCGGAGGATAAAGCGGAAGATGTGATGAAGGGAGAGTATGGAACAAGGGGAAATTCAACTTACATTTATAACTTGATACAGCATAATATTCAGCACCGGGATATTCCGAAAACCAACCTCCACATTGCTTCCCGTAATTATTACGAGAAAGGGAAAGATACTTTTCTTCCCCGCATCAAAAAGATTGGGAATGATAAAGTAGAAATAATCGGAATTAGCCTTTTCGACCAGGATAAGGAGGTAGAAATCCTGCCTTTGAAGGATTTATTCTTTTTTAAACTGCTGGTTGACAAATATAGTGAAGGAAATTTCGACGTTAAATTAAAAAAAGACGATATTGCTGCTGTTAAAAGTATTAAATCCAAACATAAAATTAAGATTACTGATAATCACGCTTCCATTCACATCAATATAGAAGGCATTATCCGTGAGTATACCGGCGATAAGCTAGCTTCAGAGGTGGTTGATGACGTTGAAAAGAAGCTGGAGAGAAAGGTAGAAAAGGAATGTCTCAAACTATTGAAAAAGTTTCAGGAGCTTGGGATTGATCCAGTTGGGCTGGGGCAAATTAAGAAAACACAGCACCGGAATTTTGATTATAAAAAGTGGGAGGATGATTATAAAACACTGGGATTTGATGTTACATGCAATGTAACAATTGAAGAAACAGGAATTATTGAGTAA
- the rodA gene encoding rod shape-determining protein RodA, whose amino-acid sequence MTSNRYTPPKLDWGLVLILMLLFLVSAISIYSAQTTGQYTENFLLKQVVWYAVGTGIIAAVITLDSDQLKKISWYVYGLGIVLLGFLVVAPASIAPVINGAKAWYKVPGMGSLQPAELVKVFIILVLAKTIDEHHQKNQYKTMQTDLWLLVKLVGLTMVPLLLVMQQPDLGTSLVFLAIMLGMIFISGISWKLLAPIFGTGAALAGTILYFVLWHPDILEKYLGVKEYQFARIYSWIDPYNYQSSTGFQLTRSLLAIGSGETSGKGYGTREVYLPESHTDFIFSIVGEEFGFVGASIVVSLFFLLIYHITKIGMETKNNFYTYICVGVISMVTFHVFQNIGMTIGLLPITGIPLPFISYGGSSLMGNMLAMGLIFSIRYHYKKYMFSTSD is encoded by the coding sequence ATGACCTCAAATCGATATACACCTCCTAAGCTGGATTGGGGCTTAGTATTAATATTGATGCTGCTATTCCTGGTAAGTGCCATATCTATTTACAGCGCACAGACTACAGGGCAATATACAGAAAACTTCCTTTTAAAGCAGGTTGTCTGGTATGCCGTTGGAACAGGAATCATCGCTGCGGTAATCACACTGGATTCCGATCAGCTGAAGAAGATTTCCTGGTATGTGTATGGCCTGGGCATTGTACTGCTTGGCTTCCTGGTTGTCGCGCCAGCAAGCATAGCTCCTGTCATTAACGGGGCAAAAGCATGGTACAAGGTTCCTGGGATGGGTTCCCTTCAGCCGGCTGAGCTTGTTAAAGTGTTCATTATTTTGGTATTGGCGAAAACGATCGATGAGCATCATCAAAAAAATCAATACAAAACCATGCAGACTGATTTATGGCTGCTGGTTAAATTGGTTGGATTAACAATGGTGCCCCTGCTGCTGGTTATGCAGCAGCCCGATTTAGGGACAAGCCTTGTATTTCTGGCAATCATGCTTGGCATGATCTTCATTTCAGGAATCAGCTGGAAGCTGCTGGCCCCTATATTTGGAACTGGAGCGGCTCTTGCAGGCACTATTTTATATTTTGTTTTATGGCATCCTGACATCCTTGAGAAGTATTTGGGAGTAAAGGAATATCAGTTTGCGCGCATCTATTCCTGGATTGATCCCTATAATTACCAAAGTTCAACTGGATTTCAGCTGACGCGTTCTCTTCTTGCCATTGGATCCGGGGAAACAAGCGGGAAAGGATATGGAACGAGGGAGGTCTATCTTCCTGAAAGCCATACCGACTTCATTTTCAGTATTGTAGGTGAAGAATTTGGTTTTGTAGGGGCTAGTATTGTTGTCAGCCTTTTCTTTCTGCTGATTTACCATATTACCAAGATTGGCATGGAAACGAAGAACAATTTCTATACCTATATTTGTGTAGGGGTTATCAGCATGGTTACATTTCATGTCTTTCAAAATATCGGAATGACTATTGGTCTTTTGCCCATTACAGGCATCCCGCTTCCTTTCATCAGCTATGGAGGAAGCTCGCTGATGGGGAATATGCTGGCCATGGGGCTGATTTTCTCCATTCGCTACCATTATAAAAAATATATGTTCTCAACTAGTGATTAA
- a CDS encoding DUF4931 domain-containing protein, producing MSDTHLHFNTGIGVQKPNSIRNKDISCPFCAREELTDIIAVEDSIILLKNKFPVLENSYQTVLIETDQCDGELSVYPEEHLIRLISFGLKHWLLMEESGEYESVLFFKNHGPLSGGSIAHPHMQIVGLKNIDYKEKIQAQDFEGLLIHEESGTVFTLSTSPRIGFYEFNVKLADQDDIPYFAKCIQTAAHYILNAFPFPSNSYNLFFYKLGREIYAKIVPRYITTPIFIGYSIPQVPNNLEWMRDDIKVRYFSGEFKTGS from the coding sequence ATGTCAGATACACATTTGCATTTTAATACGGGGATTGGGGTCCAAAAGCCTAATAGCATTCGGAATAAGGATATCAGCTGCCCTTTTTGTGCAAGGGAGGAGCTGACCGATATCATCGCCGTAGAGGATTCTATTATTTTGCTGAAAAATAAGTTTCCTGTTCTGGAAAATTCCTATCAGACGGTGCTGATTGAAACGGATCAATGTGACGGTGAGCTGTCAGTTTACCCAGAGGAGCATCTGATCAGGTTAATTTCATTTGGTTTAAAACATTGGCTGCTTATGGAAGAAAGCGGGGAATATGAATCTGTATTATTTTTCAAAAACCATGGGCCATTATCCGGGGGAAGTATCGCCCATCCGCATATGCAGATTGTGGGATTGAAAAATATTGATTACAAGGAAAAAATTCAGGCGCAGGATTTTGAAGGGCTCCTCATTCATGAGGAAAGCGGCACGGTGTTCACTTTATCGACTTCCCCGAGAATCGGCTTTTATGAATTTAATGTGAAGCTTGCCGATCAGGATGATATTCCGTACTTTGCGAAATGCATCCAGACTGCTGCCCATTATATTCTGAATGCCTTCCCTTTTCCAAGCAATAGTTATAACTTGTTTTTCTACAAGCTGGGCAGGGAGATTTACGCGAAAATTGTTCCGCGCTATATTACAACGCCTATTTTCATTGGATACAGCATCCCTCAGGTGCCTAATAATCTCGAGTGGATGAGAGATGATATAAAAGTGAGATATTTCAGCGGGGAGTTTAAAACCGGGTCTTAA
- a CDS encoding FixH family protein has translation MKKILFSIMAGLLVLGGCSQSEEEKPAKNGEVPQIIEAVIEVPETINPGADAALAVTVKQGGEAVTDADEVKFEVWQEGQKENGEMIEAKHGSEGKYTADHAFAEEGLYYVQSHVTARSQHTMPMVSVQVGKAKAEESGTGHDQENEGHEEGHSHGHGSEVSIELQVPAQIHANEKTHLSALVDNDGEPLADAKVKLEISLNGATPQWVNMSETEPGNYTAGYQFANAGTYTITTHVEKGDDIHEHTETELTVQ, from the coding sequence TTGAAAAAGATATTATTCAGCATAATGGCGGGCTTACTTGTTCTTGGCGGATGCAGCCAATCTGAAGAAGAAAAGCCAGCAAAAAACGGCGAAGTGCCGCAGATCATTGAAGCTGTCATCGAGGTGCCTGAAACTATTAACCCTGGCGCGGATGCAGCTCTTGCTGTCACTGTCAAACAAGGCGGTGAAGCTGTAACGGATGCGGATGAGGTGAAATTTGAAGTCTGGCAGGAAGGACAAAAAGAAAACGGTGAAATGATAGAGGCAAAGCACGGGTCAGAGGGTAAATATACTGCTGATCATGCTTTTGCTGAGGAAGGCCTCTACTATGTTCAGTCCCATGTTACGGCAAGAAGCCAGCATACCATGCCAATGGTTTCTGTACAAGTTGGTAAGGCAAAAGCAGAGGAATCAGGAACGGGGCATGATCAAGAAAATGAGGGCCATGAAGAAGGCCACTCTCATGGCCATGGCAGTGAAGTATCCATTGAGCTGCAGGTCCCTGCCCAAATCCATGCGAACGAAAAGACACACCTATCTGCCCTGGTTGATAATGATGGGGAACCGCTGGCGGATGCTAAAGTAAAGCTTGAAATCTCACTGAATGGTGCAACACCTCAATGGGTGAACATGTCTGAAACAGAACCGGGCAATTACACAGCCGGCTATCAGTTTGCAAATGCAGGCACATACACTATCACGACACATGTAGAGAAAGGCGACGACATTCACGAGCACACAGAAACTGAATTAACGGTGCAATAA
- the spoIIP gene encoding stage II sporulation protein P, with product MNSKLSVHSLFFYINSWLFSICAVVVLAGAVTLYPAAFSSSHMNVLLKDIKADQLFIHFLKAENHYFYKEAPAESYSLSGTLFKLATNTQPQDIRTFLGRELPGFSIFDTGIAVAGEGTDFTNLPVESAPPLEVLLKEKELAMNNSQSEENAAHPAIPDEKGVFIYHSHSWESFAPLLKDVKNTDEAVSSNEQVNVIAVGKKLSEELARKGIGAEHDKTNIAAELKKKGWNWENSYTMSRETVQTAMTENKDVKFLIDIHRDSLPRGKTTALIGQETYARLFFVVGKEHKNYEQNLKVATELHQALEAKYKGISRGVIVKGKSEGNGIYNQDLSERALLVEFGGVENNLDELNNSIKAFADVFSDYYWKAEPVNAKD from the coding sequence ATGAATTCTAAATTAAGTGTCCATTCTCTTTTCTTTTATATAAACAGCTGGCTTTTCAGTATTTGTGCGGTCGTGGTGCTTGCCGGGGCTGTTACACTTTATCCGGCTGCCTTTTCTTCGTCACATATGAATGTGCTGCTGAAGGATATTAAAGCCGACCAGCTCTTCATTCACTTTTTAAAAGCTGAAAATCATTATTTTTATAAGGAAGCTCCTGCCGAAAGCTACTCCCTGTCCGGAACCCTATTTAAGCTGGCAACCAACACACAGCCGCAGGATATTAGAACGTTCCTTGGCCGGGAGCTCCCTGGTTTTTCGATTTTTGATACCGGTATTGCTGTTGCCGGAGAGGGTACCGATTTTACCAACCTGCCAGTGGAATCTGCCCCTCCCCTTGAAGTTCTTTTAAAAGAAAAAGAACTGGCTATGAATAACAGCCAAAGTGAGGAAAATGCTGCTCACCCGGCAATTCCGGATGAAAAAGGGGTTTTCATTTACCATTCCCACAGCTGGGAATCATTTGCTCCATTGTTAAAAGATGTAAAGAATACAGATGAGGCCGTCAGTTCCAATGAACAGGTGAATGTTATTGCTGTCGGGAAAAAGCTTAGTGAAGAACTGGCCAGAAAAGGAATAGGTGCTGAGCATGATAAAACCAATATAGCCGCAGAACTGAAAAAGAAGGGCTGGAACTGGGAAAATTCCTATACGATGTCCAGAGAAACTGTCCAGACTGCCATGACAGAGAATAAAGATGTTAAATTCCTAATCGATATCCACAGAGATTCGCTTCCCCGCGGGAAAACAACCGCATTAATTGGCCAGGAGACCTACGCACGACTGTTTTTTGTCGTCGGCAAGGAGCACAAAAACTATGAGCAGAACTTAAAAGTGGCTACAGAGCTCCACCAGGCACTGGAAGCAAAATATAAGGGAATTAGCAGGGGGGTCATTGTGAAAGGAAAAAGTGAAGGAAATGGCATATATAACCAGGACCTTTCCGAACGGGCCCTTCTGGTTGAGTTCGGAGGTGTGGAAAATAATCTGGATGAACTGAATAATTCCATTAAAGCATTTGCGGATGTGTTCAGTGATTATTACTGGAAGGCAGAGCCGGTCAATGCGAAAGATTAG
- a CDS encoding (S)-benzoin forming benzil reductase, translated as MIKVKLAIITGASKGLGASIARRMMTEGTGVISVSRTENPELAKLAAENHVFYAQYFCNLSSPDELESVFSKLTALLQEKQPETVYVYNNAGVIDPIGTAGNLNHEALIQNANVNLIAPIMISNILLREVSSDMVIVNITSGAAERPIQGWSAYCSTKAGINMFTETAALELQTAGSSHKIIAFSPGVMDTDMQGTIRSSAKESFHDLEKFQAYKEKGMLRDTETVANALAGLLHKEIESGKVYYVNDLI; from the coding sequence GTGATTAAAGTGAAATTAGCTATCATAACAGGCGCATCAAAAGGGTTAGGAGCTTCTATCGCCAGGAGAATGATGACAGAAGGAACAGGAGTCATATCTGTATCAAGGACAGAAAACCCGGAATTGGCGAAACTTGCTGCAGAGAACCACGTATTCTACGCCCAATATTTCTGCAACCTGTCTTCACCTGATGAGCTTGAATCAGTTTTCAGCAAACTGACTGCATTATTGCAGGAAAAACAGCCGGAGACCGTATATGTATATAACAACGCAGGGGTCATTGATCCAATCGGTACAGCCGGGAATCTCAATCATGAGGCATTAATTCAGAATGCAAACGTTAATCTGATTGCTCCTATAATGATTTCGAACATCCTGCTGCGTGAAGTTTCAAGTGATATGGTCATTGTCAATATTACTTCAGGCGCTGCGGAAAGACCTATACAGGGGTGGAGTGCTTACTGCAGCACTAAGGCCGGAATAAATATGTTCACGGAAACTGCTGCATTGGAATTGCAGACAGCAGGAAGCAGCCATAAGATTATTGCCTTTAGTCCAGGTGTCATGGACACAGATATGCAGGGAACAATTCGTTCTTCAGCGAAGGAATCATTTCATGATCTGGAGAAATTCCAGGCATATAAGGAGAAAGGAATGCTAAGGGATACGGAAACTGTGGCAAACGCATTGGCCGGTCTGCTGCATAAGGAGATTGAGAGCGGTAAAGTGTATTATGTAAATGACTTAATTTAA
- a CDS encoding histidine kinase, which translates to MKENILICVSNPNHAERLAQRGKKLKEAFQGEGYILSVENRKQEEFNFNELQTKYLFESLAEKYGLKMLAKYAGGKKTARVIAEVVQEYKITQIILGQAVQTKLERIVKPSLVNELFQLLDGVDILVAEVSRKVHDPSDDTDKGLPAQIVKKGSDYHLIMGESHENGIKGIFFKELSSDFSNGFFVIQRENNHEVLRIHHGVVDSNILEDK; encoded by the coding sequence ATGAAGGAAAATATATTAATTTGTGTAAGCAATCCCAATCATGCGGAAAGACTGGCCCAAAGAGGAAAAAAACTGAAGGAAGCTTTTCAGGGAGAGGGCTATATTCTCTCTGTAGAAAACCGGAAACAGGAAGAGTTTAACTTTAACGAGCTTCAGACAAAATACTTGTTCGAAAGTTTAGCAGAGAAATACGGGCTGAAGATGCTCGCCAAGTATGCCGGGGGCAAGAAAACTGCCAGGGTGATCGCTGAAGTGGTTCAGGAGTATAAAATTACCCAGATTATTCTTGGACAGGCTGTTCAAACCAAGCTGGAGCGGATTGTAAAGCCTTCCTTGGTCAATGAATTATTCCAGCTGCTTGATGGGGTGGATATTCTTGTCGCAGAAGTTTCCAGAAAGGTCCATGATCCTTCTGATGATACAGATAAAGGGCTGCCGGCCCAGATCGTCAAAAAAGGCTCCGATTATCATCTGATCATGGGAGAAAGTCACGAGAATGGAATAAAGGGCATCTTCTTTAAAGAATTATCCTCTGACTTCTCAAATGGTTTTTTTGTTATACAAAGAGAAAATAACCATGAAGTTCTGCGTATTCACCATGGTGTCGTCGATAGTAATATATTGGAAGATAAATAA
- a CDS encoding DUF2935 domain-containing protein, translating into MNEMVLTTWEEHAFWLEILEDHAIFVRDNLSPAEGKFVKRADEYRRAFRDLRIRLNQLSPSVLAESQEAIAMAMEIWPIANGYFQFEGKLQNLRIINKININLSPTYFNGTLSENQEYLRLLSYYAKGLTPPPQSLFDLLDLWLEDQLGHIILLRNSIDPIEVFVEEQAQIYTRIFQGFLVQNRHMKGYLRFTEPGFPRQQEMARDVGAAVIEMNEYIKGIVQKYAGKRILNKTTLRFLEHHFPEACYLIKKLSYYAPELAGEASKCSLKKPSYV; encoded by the coding sequence ATGAATGAAATGGTTTTGACAACGTGGGAGGAGCATGCTTTTTGGCTGGAGATTCTTGAAGATCATGCGATTTTTGTCAGGGACAATCTTTCTCCGGCTGAAGGCAAGTTTGTAAAAAGAGCGGATGAATACAGGCGAGCCTTCCGGGATCTCAGGATTAGGCTTAACCAATTATCCCCCTCTGTACTGGCAGAATCCCAGGAGGCTATTGCAATGGCGATGGAGATATGGCCGATTGCAAATGGCTATTTTCAATTTGAAGGAAAACTTCAGAATTTGAGAATCATTAACAAGATCAATATTAATCTTTCGCCAACGTATTTTAACGGCACATTAAGTGAAAATCAGGAATATTTGCGGCTTCTGTCTTATTATGCAAAAGGGCTTACACCTCCGCCGCAATCTCTTTTTGATCTGCTGGATTTGTGGCTCGAGGATCAGCTGGGGCATATTATCCTTTTGAGGAATTCTATTGATCCAATTGAGGTTTTTGTAGAGGAACAGGCTCAAATTTATACGAGGATTTTTCAGGGGTTCCTCGTGCAGAACCGCCATATGAAGGGGTATCTCCGATTCACGGAGCCGGGGTTTCCGCGCCAGCAGGAAATGGCGAGGGACGTGGGGGCTGCTGTAATTGAAATGAATGAATATATTAAAGGCATTGTACAGAAATATGCAGGCAAAAGAATTCTCAATAAAACGACTCTGAGATTTCTCGAACACCATTTCCCGGAAGCCTGCTATTTAATTAAAAAGCTCAGTTATTATGCTCCTGAACTAGCGGGAGAAGCTTCAAAATGTTCTTTGAAAAAACCGTCTTATGTATAA
- the def gene encoding peptide deformylase, which yields MSKFNADTIITMKDIVREGDPILREVTKEVTVPLTEEDRGTLIAMMQYLKNSQDPAIAKKYGLRPGIGLSANQIGLNKRMFTAYFTNEKGEPQEHYIINPKIISHSVGVIFLPEGEGCLSVDRDVKGYVPRYERIKVKAHNLDDEEVTLRFKGIPSIIMQHEIDHLNGIMFYDRIDKNDPFKVPEHSVMENF from the coding sequence ATGAGTAAATTTAATGCTGATACAATTATTACGATGAAGGATATTGTACGTGAGGGCGATCCGATCCTGCGCGAAGTAACAAAAGAAGTCACAGTGCCTTTGACTGAAGAAGATCGCGGAACGCTGATTGCGATGATGCAGTATCTGAAAAACAGCCAGGATCCTGCCATTGCAAAGAAATATGGTTTGCGACCGGGCATTGGACTTTCCGCCAACCAAATTGGCCTTAATAAGCGCATGTTTACTGCTTATTTTACCAATGAAAAAGGTGAGCCCCAGGAGCATTATATAATTAACCCGAAAATTATCAGCCACTCTGTCGGTGTCATTTTTCTTCCGGAGGGTGAAGGCTGCCTGTCTGTAGACCGTGATGTAAAAGGGTATGTGCCCCGTTATGAGCGAATTAAGGTAAAAGCACATAATCTTGATGACGAGGAAGTGACACTCAGGTTTAAGGGGATTCCGTCTATCATCATGCAGCATGAAATTGACCATCTGAACGGAATTATGTTTTATGATCGAATTGATAAAAATGATCCGTTCAAAGTTCCGGAACACTCGGTTATGGAGAACTTTTAG
- a CDS encoding helix-turn-helix transcriptional regulator — translation MKNKIKEIRKKLGITQKRLAQECSVARQTINSIENNKYDPTLKLAFKISKTLKVKVDELFIYE, via the coding sequence ATGAAGAATAAAATAAAGGAAATACGAAAAAAGCTGGGAATAACTCAGAAAAGGCTCGCTCAAGAATGCAGTGTGGCCAGGCAGACAATTAACTCCATAGAAAATAATAAATATGATCCCACACTGAAGCTCGCTTTTAAAATTTCTAAAACACTAAAAGTAAAGGTAGATGAATTGTTTATTTATGAGTAA
- a CDS encoding potassium/proton antiporter → MAEFIWHTDALILLAAILFIIGVMTTKFSARLGVPALVLFIAVGMGLGQFIYFDNARIAQMIGVLAFIIILFEGGLQTNWKTARTVIVPSLLLATLGVVITTGLVAVAAKFILGVDWPVAVLFGAIVGSTDAAAVFAVLKGQNIKPRISATLEAESGSNDPMAVFLTVAMIELIMTPGSGIFSLIGSFFIQMGVGAIAGLLFGKFAIWSLNKINLDSSGLYPVFATGFAMLTYGITAYLGGSGLLAVYVAGIMIGNADIAYRHSVFRFTEGFAWMMQIAMFVILGLLVFPNELFQSDILLKGLALSALLIFVARPAAVFLTTIKMGFSMKELIFLSWAGLKGAVPIVLATFPLLSGVEGSHEIFNVVFFVVLTSALIQGSTITLLAEKLGLTGPEKATPMHSLELVSLGKADAEMIEFEIEEDAFIIGQNLMEIPFPEGALVNAIIRKDELITPTGNTQIEQGDFLYILTKRKYKRELKLLLKKKKPAETLVEAEA, encoded by the coding sequence TTGGCTGAATTTATTTGGCACACAGATGCACTTATCCTGCTGGCTGCTATTCTTTTTATTATTGGTGTTATGACAACTAAATTTTCTGCACGGCTTGGCGTGCCCGCTCTTGTTCTGTTTATAGCGGTCGGAATGGGATTGGGTCAATTCATTTATTTTGATAATGCGAGAATTGCACAGATGATTGGGGTTTTGGCCTTTATCATTATTTTGTTTGAAGGTGGACTGCAGACGAACTGGAAAACAGCCCGGACGGTCATTGTACCCTCCTTATTATTGGCAACCTTAGGTGTTGTGATTACCACCGGACTTGTTGCTGTGGCAGCAAAGTTTATTCTCGGTGTAGATTGGCCTGTTGCGGTGCTATTTGGTGCGATTGTCGGTTCGACTGATGCAGCTGCCGTTTTTGCTGTATTAAAAGGGCAAAATATAAAGCCCAGGATTTCCGCAACACTGGAAGCCGAGTCTGGCTCTAATGATCCCATGGCAGTGTTCCTGACAGTTGCCATGATTGAGCTGATCATGACTCCCGGCTCGGGTATTTTCTCACTTATTGGTTCCTTCTTTATCCAAATGGGAGTAGGAGCAATAGCCGGTCTCTTGTTTGGCAAGTTCGCAATATGGTCATTGAATAAAATTAACTTGGATTCAAGCGGGCTTTATCCTGTGTTTGCAACTGGTTTTGCCATGCTGACATATGGAATAACAGCTTATCTGGGAGGCAGCGGCCTTCTTGCTGTATATGTGGCGGGTATTATGATTGGGAACGCAGACATTGCTTATCGCCACTCTGTTTTCCGTTTTACGGAAGGTTTTGCCTGGATGATGCAAATTGCAATGTTCGTTATTTTAGGTCTTCTGGTCTTTCCAAATGAACTTTTCCAATCTGACATTTTGCTAAAAGGCCTTGCTCTTTCAGCACTTCTCATATTTGTTGCCAGACCTGCTGCTGTTTTTCTAACCACCATTAAAATGGGCTTTTCGATGAAAGAATTGATCTTCTTATCTTGGGCAGGATTAAAAGGGGCTGTGCCAATTGTGCTGGCCACTTTTCCGCTGCTATCCGGCGTGGAAGGCAGTCACGAGATTTTCAATGTTGTCTTTTTCGTTGTCCTGACCAGCGCTCTTATTCAGGGATCAACAATTACATTGTTAGCTGAAAAGCTTGGTCTGACTGGGCCTGAAAAGGCTACTCCCATGCATTCCCTGGAATTGGTCTCCCTTGGGAAAGCAGATGCTGAAATGATTGAATTCGAAATCGAAGAAGATGCATTCATTATCGGGCAAAATCTGATGGAGATTCCTTTTCCTGAAGGCGCGCTTGTCAATGCAATCATTCGTAAAGATGAGTTAATTACTCCTACAGGCAATACCCAAATTGAGCAGGGAGATTTTCTTTACATCCTTACTAAGAGAAAATATAAAAGAGAGCTCAAACTGCTGCTGAAAAAGAAAAAACCAGCTGAAACTCTGGTTGAAGCTGAGGCGTAG
- a CDS encoding GNAT family N-acetyltransferase: MKITNVIGNVSKHEVCDKKLTALELKMIKSHIKIVPISIDHETAAKELILNGFQERFGFIDHSLNPDLSSLTETYSAEGALFLAGLIDNELVCTGAITNEGNGECRLQRMSVKKEFRGQGIARMMVRKLEDHAKAAGYIKVVLETNIVWDSAVNLYKSCGYKEYKMEAEMIHLSKEI; this comes from the coding sequence ATGAAAATCACAAATGTTATTGGAAATGTCAGTAAGCATGAGGTATGCGATAAAAAGCTGACTGCGCTTGAGCTGAAAATGATTAAATCGCATATAAAGATTGTTCCGATCTCAATAGATCACGAAACTGCTGCAAAAGAATTAATATTGAATGGATTCCAGGAACGCTTCGGGTTTATTGACCATTCGTTAAATCCTGATTTGAGCAGCCTTACAGAAACATACAGCGCTGAAGGTGCTCTTTTTCTGGCTGGTTTAATTGATAATGAACTGGTGTGTACGGGTGCAATTACCAATGAAGGCAATGGGGAGTGCAGGCTGCAGCGAATGTCTGTAAAAAAGGAATTCCGGGGTCAGGGCATTGCCCGAATGATGGTACGGAAACTGGAGGATCATGCTAAAGCAGCCGGTTACATAAAAGTTGTCCTAGAAACAAATATTGTCTGGGATAGTGCGGTAAACCTCTATAAAAGCTGCGGTTATAAGGAGTATAAAATGGAAGCTGAGATGATTCATCTATCTAAAGAAATTTAG